In the Wyeomyia smithii strain HCP4-BCI-WySm-NY-G18 chromosome 2, ASM2978416v1, whole genome shotgun sequence genome, one interval contains:
- the LOC129722546 gene encoding nurim homolog translates to MLSFRQILCFVLSLLSFISVFYSVGKLGVFLATPVTRNFKDVLLQNLLDDRSLQKATLFSLMFNSIWIVLFVLQHSAMKAQVIKKIWQKLGLELAERSIYNIASSYCLLILLKNWKTTQSYPLWHVDVQHSATLWWTFASAHILAWTIIYGGSLLMDLPELVGLKQIYYDINDLAPPMSYKSSELRHFYERLRHPSFVGLSVVLWITNSMSLDRLLLAIVWTAYMYLSWNTNKADLDYQKYQLTRKKVELAGVDK, encoded by the exons ATGCTTTCATTTCGCCAAATACTTTGTTTTGTTCTGTCACTactatcattcatatcagtatTTTATTCTGTTGGAAAATTAGGCGTCTTTTTAGCTACTCCAGTGACTCGTAATTTTAAAGATGTCTTGCTGCAGAATTTGCTTGATGATCGTTCACTGCAAAAGGCCACTTTGTTTTCGCTGATGTTCAATTCTATCTGGATAGTACTCTTTGTATTGCAACATAGTGCCATGAAGGCACAAGTCATAAAGAAAATTTGGCAAAAGCTAGGTCTGGAATTAGCTGAACGCAGCATTTATAATATCGCATCTTCGTATTGCCTTCTG attcttttgaaaaattggaaGACGACTCAATCTTATCCATTATGGCATGTAGATGTCCAACATAGCGCTACGCTATGGTGGACTTTTGCATCCGCTCATATTCTTGCGTGGACAATCATTTACGGTGGGAGTTTGCTAATGGATTtgccagaattggtcggactcaaacaaatttattatGATATCAATGATCTTGCGCCACCAATGAGCTACAAATCATCTGAACTTCGTCATTTCTACGAGAGACTGCGTCATCCTTCTTTTGTTGGACTTTCTGTAGTTTTATGGATTACAAATAGTATGAG TTTGGATCGTCTTCTGTTGGCTATTGTGTGGACAGCTTACATGTACCTTTCGTGGAATACCAATAAAGCTGACTTGGATTATCAAAAGTACCAGTTAACTCGCAAAAAGGTTGAATTGGCTGGTGTGGacaaataa